From a region of the Pongo pygmaeus isolate AG05252 chromosome 5, NHGRI_mPonPyg2-v2.0_pri, whole genome shotgun sequence genome:
- the MDC1 gene encoding mediator of DNA damage checkpoint protein 1 isoform X11, with amino-acid sequence MGHPTFPTCQQFPSRVAYFQIMEDTQAIDWDVEEEEETEQSSESLRCNMEPVGRLHIFSGAHGPEKDFPLHLGKNVVGRMPDCSVALPFPSISKQHAEIEILAWDKAPILRDCGSLNGTQILRPPKVLSPGVSHRLRDQELILFADLLCQYHRLYVSLPFVSRGPLTVEETPRVQGGTQPQRLLLAEDSEEEVDFLSERLMVKKSRTTSSSVIVPESDEEGHSPVLGSLGPPFAFNMNSDTDVEEGQQPATEEASSAARRGATIEAEQSEAEVVTEIQLEKDQPLVKERDDDTKVKRGAGNGVVPAGVILERSQPPGEDSDTDVDDDSRPGRPAEVHLERAQPFGFIDSDTDAEEEGIPATPVVIPMKKRKIFHGVGTRGPGAPGLTHLQESQAGSDTDVEEGNAPQAVPLEKSQASMVINSDTDDEEEVSAALTLARLKESQPAIWNRDAEEDMAQRVVLLQRSQTTTERDSDTDVEEEELPVENREAVLKGHTKIRALVRAHSEKDQPPFGDSVEADKSSPGIHLERSQASTTVDINTQVEEEVPPGSAIIHIKKHQVSVEGTNQTDVKAVGGPAKLLVVSLEEAWPPHGDCEIGAEEGTSLAASAVADVRKSQLPAEGDAGAEWAAAVLKQERAHEVGAQGGPPVAQVEQDLPISRENFTDLVVDTDTLGESTQPQREGAQVPTGREREQHVGGTKDSEDNYGDSEDLDLQATQCFLENQGLEAVQSMEDEPTQAFMLTPPQELGPSHCSFQTTGLLNCKMPPAEKASRIRAAEKASRASRNQRWGAVRAAESLTAIPEPASPQLLETPTHASQIQKVEPAGRSRFTLELQPKASQSRKRSLATMDSPPHQKQPQRGEVSQKTVIIKEEEEDTAEKPAKEEDVVTPKPGKRKRDQAEEEPNRIPSRSLRRTKLNQESTAPKVLFTGVVDARGEQAVLALGGSLAGSAAEASHLVTDRIRRTVKFLCALGRGIPILSLDWLHQSRKAGFFLSPDEYVVTDPEQEKNFGFSLQDALSRARERRLLEGYEIYVTPGVQPPPLQMGEIISCCGGTYLPSMPRSYKPQRVVITCPQDFPRCSIPLRVGLPLLSPEFLLTGVLKQEAKPEAFVLSPLEMSST; translated from the exons ATGGGGCATCCTACTTTCCCTACCTGTCAACAGTTTCCCTCTAGAGTGGCATATTTTCAG ATCATGGAGGACACCCAGGCTATTGACTGGGATgttgaagaagaggaggagacagagcAATCCAGTGAATCCTTGAGGTGTAACATGGAGCCAGTAGGGCGGCTACATATCTTTAGTGGTGCCCATGGACCAGAAAAAG ATTTCCCACTACACCTTGGGAAGAATGTGGTAGGCCGAATGCCTGACTGCTCTGTGGCCCTGCCCTTTCCATCTATCTCCAAACAACATGCAGAGATTGAAATCTTAGCCTGGGACAAGGCACCTATCCTCCGAGACTGTGGGAGCCTTAATGGTACTCAAATCCTGAGACCTCCTAAGGTTTTGAGCCCTGGGGTGAGTCACCGTCTGAGGGACCAGGAATTGATTCTCTTTGCTGACTTGCTCTGCCAGTACCATCGCCTGTATGTCTCTCTGCCCTTTGTCTCCCGGGGCCCTCTGACAGTAGAAGAGACACCCAGGGTACAGGGAGGAACTCAACCCCAGAGGCTTCTGTTGGCTGAGGACTCGGAGGAGGAAGTAG attttctttctgaaaggCTCATGGTAAAAAAATCAAGGACCACATCTTCCTCTGTGATAGTTCCAGAGAG TGATGAAGAGGGGCACTCCCCTGTCCTGGGCAGCCTTGGGCCGCCTTTTGCCTTCAATATGAACAGTGACACAGATGTGGAAGAAGGTCAGCAACCAGCCACAGAGGAGGCCTCCTCAGCTGCCAGAAGAGGTGCCACTATAGAGGCAGAGCAGTCTGAAGCTGAAGTTGTAACTGAAATCCAGCTTGAAAAGGATCAGCCTTTAGTGAAGGAGAGGGACGATGATACAAAAGTCAAGAGGGGTGCAGGGAATGGGGTGGTTCCAGCTGGGGTGATTCTGGAGAGGAGCCAACCTCCTGGAGAGGACAGTGACACAGATGTGGATGATGACAGCAGGCCTGGAAGGCCAGCTGAGGTCCATTTGGAAAGGGCTCAGCCTTTTGGCTTCATCGACAGCGACACTGATGCAGAAGAAGAGGGGATCCCAGCAACCCCAGTTGTCATTCCTATGAAGAAGAGGAAGATCTTCCATGGAGTTGGTACAAGGGGTCCTGGAGCACCAGGCCTGACCCATCTGCAGGAGAGCCAGGCTGGTAGTGATACAGATGTGGAGGAAGGCAATGCCCCACAGGCTGTCCCTCTGGAGAAAAGCCAAGCTTCCATGGTTATCAACAGCGATACAGATGACGAGGAAGAAGTCTCAGCAGCGCTGACTTTGGCACGTCTGAAAGAGAGCCAGCCTGCTATATGGAACAGAGATGCAGAAGAGGACATGGCCCAACGTGTGGTCCTTCTGCAGCGTAGCCAAACCACCACTGAGAGAGACAGTGACACAGACGTGGAGGAGGAAGAGCTCCCGGTGGAAAATAGAGAAGCTGTCCTCAAGGGTCACACAAAGATTAGAGCCCTTGTTAGAGCACATTCAGAAAAGGACCAACCTCCTTTTGGGGACAGTGTGGAAGCAGATAAGAGCTCACCTGGGATCCACCTGGAGAGAAGCCAAGCCTCCACCACAGTGGACATCAACACACAAGTGGAGGAGGAAGTTCCGCCAGGGTCAGCCATTATACATATAAAGAAGCATCAGGTGTCTGTGGAGGGGACAAATCAAACAGATGTGAAAGCAGTTGGGGGACCAGCAAAGCTGCTTGTGGTATCTCTAGAGGAAGCCTGGCCTCCGCATGGGGACTGTGAAATAGGTGCGGAGGAGGGCACCTCCTTAGCAGCCTCAGCAGTTGCAGATGTAAGAAAGAGCCAGCTTCCAGCAGAAGGGGATGCTGGGGCAGAGTGGGCTGCAGCTGTTCTTAAGCAGGAGAGAGCTCATGAGGTGGGGGCCCAGGGTGGGCCACCTGTGGCACAAGTGGAGCAGGACCTCCCTATCTCAAGAGAGAACTTCACAGATCTGGTGGTGGACACAGACACTCTAGGGGAATCCACCCAGCCACAGAGAGAGGGAGCCCAGGTCCccacaggaagggagagagaacaaCATGTGGGTGGGACCAAGGACTCTGAAGACAACTATGGTG ATTCTGAAGATCTGGACCTACAAGCTACCCAGTGCTTTCTGGAGAATCAGGGCCTGGAAG CAGTCCAGAGCATGGAGGATGAACCTACCCAGGCCTTCATGTTGACTCCACCCCAAGAGCTTGGCCCTTCCCATTGCAGCTTCCAGACAACAG GCCTCCTGAATTGCAAGATGCCACCTGCTGAGAAGGCTTCCAGGATCAGAGCTGCTGAGAAGGCTTCCAGG GCCTCAAGGAACCAAAGATGGGGAGCAGTGAGAGCAGCTGAATCCCTTACAGCCATTCCTGAGCCTGCCTCTCCCCAGCTTCTTGAGACACCAACTCATGCCTCCCAGATCCAAAAGGTGGAACCAGCAGGTAGATCTAGGTTCACCCTGGAGCTCCAGCCTAAGGCCTCTCAAAGCCGCAAGAGGTCTTTAGCTACCATGGATTCACCACCACATCAAAAACAGCCCCAAAGAGGGGAAGTCTCCCAGAAGACAGTGATTatcaaggaagaggaagaagatacTGCAGAGAAGCCAGCGAAGGAAGAG GATGTCGTGACTCCaaaaccaggcaagagaaagagagaccaggCAGAGGAGGAGCCCAACAGAATACCAAGCCGCAGCCTCCGACGGACCAAACTTAACCAAGAATCAACAGCCCCCAAA GTGCTCTTCACAGGAGTGGTGGATGCTCGGGGAGAGCAGGCTGTGCTGGCACTGGGGGGAAGTCTGGCTGGTTCAGCGGCAGAGGCTTCCCACCTGGTCACTGATCGCATCCGCCGGACAGTCAAGTTCCTGTGTGCCCTGGGGCGGGGAATCCCCATTCTGTCCCTGGACTGGCTGCATCAG TCCCGCAAGGCTGGTTTCTTCTTATCACCGGATGAATATGTGGTGACCGACCCTGAGCAAGAGAAGAACTTTGGCTTTAGCCTTCAAGACGCACTGAGCCGGGCTCGGGAGCGAAGGCTGCTAGAG gGCTATGAGATCTATGTGACCCCTGGAGTCCAGCCACCACCACTTCAGATGGGAGAGATCATTAGCTGCTGTGGAGGCACATACCTACCCAGCATGCCTCGGTCCTATAAG
- the MDC1 gene encoding mediator of DNA damage checkpoint protein 1 isoform X5 → MGHPTFPTCQQFPSRVAYFQIMEDTQAIDWDVEEEEETEQSSESLRCNMEPVGRLHIFSGAHGPEKDFPLHLGKNVVGRMPDCSVALPFPSISKQHAEIEILAWDKAPILRDCGSLNGTQILRPPKVLSPGVSHRLRDQELILFADLLCQYHRLYVSLPFVSRGPLTVEETPRVQGGTQPQRLLLAEDSEEEVDFLSERLMVKKSRTTSSSVIVPESDEEGHSPVLGSLGPPFAFNMNSDTDVEEGQQPATEEASSAARRGATIEAEQSEAEVVTEIQLEKDQPLVKERDDDTKVKRGAGNGVVPAGVILERSQPPGEDSDTDVDDDSRPGRPAEVHLERAQPFGFIDSDTDAEEEGIPATPVVIPMKKRKIFHGVGTRGPGAPGLTHLQESQAGSDTDVEEGNAPQAVPLEKSQASMVINSDTDDEEEVSAALTLARLKESQPAIWNRDAEEDMAQRVVLLQRSQTTTERDSDTDVEEEELPVENREAVLKGHTKIRALVRAHSEKDQPPFGDSVEADKSSPGIHLERSQASTTVDINTQVEEEVPPGSAIIHIKKHQVSVEGTNQTDVKAVGGPAKLLVVSLEEAWPPHGDCEIGAEEGTSLAASAVADVRKSQLPAEGDAGAEWAAAVLKQERAHEVGAQGGPPVAQVEQDLPISRENFTDLVVDTDTLGESTQPQREGAQVPTGREREQHVGGTKDSEDNYGDSEDLDLQATQCFLENQGLEVQSMEDEPTQAFMLTPPQELGPSHCSFQTTGTLDEPWEVLATQPFCLRESEDSETQPSDTHLEAYGPCLSPPRAIPGDQHPESPVHTEPMGIQGRGRQTVDKVMGLLNCKMPPAEKASRIRAAEKASRGDQESPDACLPPTVPEAPAPPQKPLNSQSRKHLAPQPLLSPLLPSIKPTIHKTRQDGSQEAAETPLSSELEPFYPKPKIITRKSSRMTPFPATSAAPEPHPSTSTAQPVTPKPTSQATRSRTNRSSVKTSEPVVPAAPELQPSTSTDQPVTSEPTSQVTRGRKNRSSVKTPETVVPTALELQPSTSTDRPVTSEPTSQATRGRKNRSSVKTPEPVVPTAPELQPSTSTDQPVTSEPTSQATRGRKNRSSVKTPKTVVPTDPELQPSTSTDQPVTSEPTSQATRGRKNRSSVKTPETVVPTAPELQPSTSTDQPVTSEPTSQATRGRKNRSSVKTPETVVPTALELQPSTSTDRPVTPKPTSQTTRSRTNMSSVKTCETVVPTAPELKPSTSTDQPVTPKPTSRTTRSRTNMSSVKTPESTVPIAPELPPSTSTEQPVTPEPASQATTGRKNKSSVKTPETVVPTAPKLQPSTSTDQPITPEPTSQATRGRKNRSSVKTPETVVPTAPKLQPSTSTDQPVTPEPTSQATRGRTNRSSVKTPETVVPTAPELQPSTSTDQPLTPEPTSQATRGRTDRSSVKTPETVVPTAPELQASASTDQPVTSEPTSRTTRGRKNRSSVKTPETVVPTAPELQPSTSIDQPVTPEPTSRATRGRTNRSSVKNPESIVPIAPELQPSTSRNQLVTPEPTSQATRGRTNRSSVKTPEPVVPIAPEPHPTTSTDQPVTPKLTSRATRRRTNRSSVKTPKPVEPAASDLEPFTPTDQPVTPEAIAQGGQSKTLRSSTVRAMPLPTTPEFQSPVTTDQPISPEPIPQPSCIKSQRATGNPGSLAAPIDRKPCSAPLEPKSQASRNQRWGAVRAAESLTAIPEPASPQLLETPTHASQIQKVEPAGRSRFTLELQPKASQSRKRSLATMDSPPHQKQPQRGEVSQKTVIIKEEEEDTAEKPAKEEDVVTPKPGKRKRDQAEEEPNRIPSRSLRRTKLNQESTAPKVLFTGVVDARGEQAVLALGGSLAGSAAEASHLVTDRIRRTVKFLCALGRGIPILSLDWLHQSRKAGFFLSPDEYVVTDPEQEKNFGFSLQDALSRARERRLLEGYEIYVTPGVQPPPLQMGEIISCCGGTYLPSMPRSYKPQRVVITCPQDFPRCSIPLRVGLPLLSPEFLLTGVLKQEAKPEAFVLSPLEMSST, encoded by the exons ATGGGGCATCCTACTTTCCCTACCTGTCAACAGTTTCCCTCTAGAGTGGCATATTTTCAG ATCATGGAGGACACCCAGGCTATTGACTGGGATgttgaagaagaggaggagacagagcAATCCAGTGAATCCTTGAGGTGTAACATGGAGCCAGTAGGGCGGCTACATATCTTTAGTGGTGCCCATGGACCAGAAAAAG ATTTCCCACTACACCTTGGGAAGAATGTGGTAGGCCGAATGCCTGACTGCTCTGTGGCCCTGCCCTTTCCATCTATCTCCAAACAACATGCAGAGATTGAAATCTTAGCCTGGGACAAGGCACCTATCCTCCGAGACTGTGGGAGCCTTAATGGTACTCAAATCCTGAGACCTCCTAAGGTTTTGAGCCCTGGGGTGAGTCACCGTCTGAGGGACCAGGAATTGATTCTCTTTGCTGACTTGCTCTGCCAGTACCATCGCCTGTATGTCTCTCTGCCCTTTGTCTCCCGGGGCCCTCTGACAGTAGAAGAGACACCCAGGGTACAGGGAGGAACTCAACCCCAGAGGCTTCTGTTGGCTGAGGACTCGGAGGAGGAAGTAG attttctttctgaaaggCTCATGGTAAAAAAATCAAGGACCACATCTTCCTCTGTGATAGTTCCAGAGAG TGATGAAGAGGGGCACTCCCCTGTCCTGGGCAGCCTTGGGCCGCCTTTTGCCTTCAATATGAACAGTGACACAGATGTGGAAGAAGGTCAGCAACCAGCCACAGAGGAGGCCTCCTCAGCTGCCAGAAGAGGTGCCACTATAGAGGCAGAGCAGTCTGAAGCTGAAGTTGTAACTGAAATCCAGCTTGAAAAGGATCAGCCTTTAGTGAAGGAGAGGGACGATGATACAAAAGTCAAGAGGGGTGCAGGGAATGGGGTGGTTCCAGCTGGGGTGATTCTGGAGAGGAGCCAACCTCCTGGAGAGGACAGTGACACAGATGTGGATGATGACAGCAGGCCTGGAAGGCCAGCTGAGGTCCATTTGGAAAGGGCTCAGCCTTTTGGCTTCATCGACAGCGACACTGATGCAGAAGAAGAGGGGATCCCAGCAACCCCAGTTGTCATTCCTATGAAGAAGAGGAAGATCTTCCATGGAGTTGGTACAAGGGGTCCTGGAGCACCAGGCCTGACCCATCTGCAGGAGAGCCAGGCTGGTAGTGATACAGATGTGGAGGAAGGCAATGCCCCACAGGCTGTCCCTCTGGAGAAAAGCCAAGCTTCCATGGTTATCAACAGCGATACAGATGACGAGGAAGAAGTCTCAGCAGCGCTGACTTTGGCACGTCTGAAAGAGAGCCAGCCTGCTATATGGAACAGAGATGCAGAAGAGGACATGGCCCAACGTGTGGTCCTTCTGCAGCGTAGCCAAACCACCACTGAGAGAGACAGTGACACAGACGTGGAGGAGGAAGAGCTCCCGGTGGAAAATAGAGAAGCTGTCCTCAAGGGTCACACAAAGATTAGAGCCCTTGTTAGAGCACATTCAGAAAAGGACCAACCTCCTTTTGGGGACAGTGTGGAAGCAGATAAGAGCTCACCTGGGATCCACCTGGAGAGAAGCCAAGCCTCCACCACAGTGGACATCAACACACAAGTGGAGGAGGAAGTTCCGCCAGGGTCAGCCATTATACATATAAAGAAGCATCAGGTGTCTGTGGAGGGGACAAATCAAACAGATGTGAAAGCAGTTGGGGGACCAGCAAAGCTGCTTGTGGTATCTCTAGAGGAAGCCTGGCCTCCGCATGGGGACTGTGAAATAGGTGCGGAGGAGGGCACCTCCTTAGCAGCCTCAGCAGTTGCAGATGTAAGAAAGAGCCAGCTTCCAGCAGAAGGGGATGCTGGGGCAGAGTGGGCTGCAGCTGTTCTTAAGCAGGAGAGAGCTCATGAGGTGGGGGCCCAGGGTGGGCCACCTGTGGCACAAGTGGAGCAGGACCTCCCTATCTCAAGAGAGAACTTCACAGATCTGGTGGTGGACACAGACACTCTAGGGGAATCCACCCAGCCACAGAGAGAGGGAGCCCAGGTCCccacaggaagggagagagaacaaCATGTGGGTGGGACCAAGGACTCTGAAGACAACTATGGTG ATTCTGAAGATCTGGACCTACAAGCTACCCAGTGCTTTCTGGAGAATCAGGGCCTGGAAG TCCAGAGCATGGAGGATGAACCTACCCAGGCCTTCATGTTGACTCCACCCCAAGAGCTTGGCCCTTCCCATTGCAGCTTCCAGACAACAG GTACCCTAGATGAACCATGGGAGGTCCTGGCTACACAGCCATTCTGTCTGAGAGAGTCTGAGGACTCTGAGACCCAGCCTTCTGACAcccaccttgaggcctatggacCTTGCCTGTCTCCACCTAGGGCAATACCAGGAGACCAACATCCAGAGAGCCCAGTTCACACAGAGCCAATGGGGATTCAAGGCAGAGGGAGGCAGACTGTGGATAAAGTCATGG GCCTCCTGAATTGCAAGATGCCACCTGCTGAGAAGGCTTCCAGGATCAGAGCTGCTGAGAAGGCTTCCAGG GGCGATCAGGAATCTCCAGATGCTTGTCTGCCTCCTACAGTGCCTgaagccccagccccaccccaaaaGCCCCTTAACTCTCAGAGCCGGAAACATCTTGCACCTCAGCCCCTTCTTTCTCCCCTTTTACCTTCTATCAAGCCAACCATTCATAAGACCAGGCAAGATGGGAGTCAGGAAGCTGCAGAGACTCCCTTGTCCTCAGAGCTGGAGCCTTTCTACCCAAAGCCTAAAATCATAACTCGAAAGTCCTCCAGGATGACACCCTTTCCAGCTACCTCTGCTGCCCCTGAGCCCCACCCTTCCACCTCCACAGCCCAGCCAGTCACTCCCAAGCCCACATCTCAGGCCACTAGGAGCAGGACAAATAGGTCCTCTGTCAAGACCTCTGAACCAGTTGTCCCCGCAGCCCCTGAGCTCCAGCCTTCCACCTCCACAGACCAGCCTGTCACCTCTGAGCCCACATCTCAGGTTACTAGGGGAAGAAAAAATAGATCTTCTGTTAAGACCCCTGAAACAGTTGTGCCCACAGCCCTTGAGCTCCAGCCTTCCACCTCCACCGACCGACCTGTCACCTCTGAGCCCACATCTCAGGCTACTAGGGGAAGAAAAAATAGATCCTCTGTCAAGACCCCTGAACCAGTTGTCCCCACAGCCCCTGAGCTCCAGCCTTCCACCTCCACAGACCAGCCTGTCACCTCTGAGCCCACATCTCAGGCTACTAGGGGAAGAAAAAATAGATCCTCTGTCAAGACCCCTAAAACAGTTGTGCCCACAGACCCTGAGCTCCAGCCTTCCACCTCCACAGACCAGCCTGTCACCTCTGAGCCCACATCGCAGGCTACTAGGGGAAGAAAAAATAGATCCTCTGTCAAGACCCCTGAAACAGTTGTGCCCACAGCCCCTGAGCTCCAGCCTTCCACCTCCACAGACCAGCCTGTCACCTCTGAGCCCACATCGCAGGCTACTAGGGGAAGAAAAAATAGATCCTCTGTCAAGACCCCTGAAACAGTTGTCCCCACAGCCCTTGAGCTCCAGCCTTCCACCTCCACAGACCGACCTGTCACCCCTAAGCCCACATCTCAGACCACTAGGAGCAGGACAAATATGTCCTCTGTCAAGACCTGTGAAACAGTTGTCCCCACAGCCCCTGAGCTCAAGCCTTCCACCTCCACAGACCAACCTGTCACCCCTAAGCCCACATCTCGGACCACTAGGAGCAGGACAAATATGTCCTCTGTGAAGACCCCTGAATCAACTGTCCCTATAGCCCCTGAGCTCCCACCTTCCACCTCCACAGAGCAGCCTGTCACCCCTGAGCCTGCATCTCAGGCTACTACGGGAAGAAAAAATAAGTCCTCTGTCAAGACCCCTGAAACAGTTGTCCCCACAGCCCCTAAGCTCCAGCCTTCCACCTCCACAGACCAGCCTATCACCCCTGAGCCCACATCTCAGGCTACTAGGGGAAGAAAAAATAGATCCTCTGTCAAGACCCCTGAAACAGTTGTCCCCACAGCCCCTAAGCTCCAGCCTTCCACTTCCACAGACCAACCTGTCACTCCTGAGCCCACATCTCAGGCCACCAGGGGCAGGACAAATAGATCCTCTGTGAAGACCCCTGAAACAGTTGTCCCTACAGCCCCTGAGCTTCAGCCTTCCACCTCCACAGACCAGCCTCTTACCCCTGAGCCTACATCTCAGGCTACTAGGGGAAGAACAGATAGATCCTCTGTCAAGACTCCTGAAACAGTTGTCCCCACAGCCCCTGAGCTACAGGCTTCTGCCTCCACAGACCAGCCTGTCACCTCTGAGCCCACATCTCGGACCACTAGGGGAAGAAAAAATCGGTCCTCTGTCAAGACCCCTGAAACAGTTGTGCCCACAGCCCCTGAGCTCCAGCCTTCCACCTCCATAGACCAACCTGTCACCCCTGAGCCCACATCTCGGGCCACTAGGGGCAGGACAAATAGGTCCTCTGTCAAGAACCCTGAATCAATTGTCCCTATAGCCCCTGAGCTTCAGCCTTCCACCTCCAGAAACCAGCTTGTCACCCCTGAGCCCACATCTCAGGCCACTAGAGGCAGGACAAATAGATCCTCTGTCAAGACCCCTGAACCAGTTGTCCCCATAGCCCCTGAGCCCCATCCTACCACCTCCACAGACCAGCCTGTCACCCCCAAGCTCACATCTAGGGCCACTAGGAGAAGGACAAATAGGTCCTCTGTCAAGACTCCCAAACCAGTTGAACCAGCAGCCTCTGATCTTGAGCCTTTTACCCCCACAGACCAGCCTGTCACCCCTGAGGCCATAGCTCAGGGTGGTCAGAGCAAAACACTGAGGTCTTCCACAGTAAGAGCTATGCCGCTTCCTACCACCCCTGAATTCCAATCTCCTGTCACCACAGACCAGCCTATTTCCCCTGAGCCTATTCCTCAACCCAGTTGCATCAAGAGTCAGAGAGCCACTGGGAATCCTGGCTCCCTCGCAGCTCCCATTGACCGTAAGCCTTGCTCTGCACCCTTGGAACCTAAATCCCAGGCCTCAAGGAACCAAAGATGGGGAGCAGTGAGAGCAGCTGAATCCCTTACAGCCATTCCTGAGCCTGCCTCTCCCCAGCTTCTTGAGACACCAACTCATGCCTCCCAGATCCAAAAGGTGGAACCAGCAGGTAGATCTAGGTTCACCCTGGAGCTCCAGCCTAAGGCCTCTCAAAGCCGCAAGAGGTCTTTAGCTACCATGGATTCACCACCACATCAAAAACAGCCCCAAAGAGGGGAAGTCTCCCAGAAGACAGTGATTatcaaggaagaggaagaagatacTGCAGAGAAGCCAGCGAAGGAAGAG GATGTCGTGACTCCaaaaccaggcaagagaaagagagaccaggCAGAGGAGGAGCCCAACAGAATACCAAGCCGCAGCCTCCGACGGACCAAACTTAACCAAGAATCAACAGCCCCCAAA GTGCTCTTCACAGGAGTGGTGGATGCTCGGGGAGAGCAGGCTGTGCTGGCACTGGGGGGAAGTCTGGCTGGTTCAGCGGCAGAGGCTTCCCACCTGGTCACTGATCGCATCCGCCGGACAGTCAAGTTCCTGTGTGCCCTGGGGCGGGGAATCCCCATTCTGTCCCTGGACTGGCTGCATCAG TCCCGCAAGGCTGGTTTCTTCTTATCACCGGATGAATATGTGGTGACCGACCCTGAGCAAGAGAAGAACTTTGGCTTTAGCCTTCAAGACGCACTGAGCCGGGCTCGGGAGCGAAGGCTGCTAGAG gGCTATGAGATCTATGTGACCCCTGGAGTCCAGCCACCACCACTTCAGATGGGAGAGATCATTAGCTGCTGTGGAGGCACATACCTACCCAGCATGCCTCGGTCCTATAAG